TTGAATGGCTCGTTCATCGACCAGCTTCCGGCGCTGCTTGAAGACACCCTCGGAGGACTCGATTCAGCCCTCAAAGACCAATCTATCGAACTCGATCTTGGGTTTGGGACACCGCTGACGCTCAATCTGGACGCCGGAATCAGCTCGATCACTACCAAATACCGACATTCGCTCCATGCGCCTCTTCAAGCAACGACGTCTATTGATACTTTGCGGACCCAGCCTTCAACTCGGGGCGTGCCGTTGATGCAGGCTCCGGCAAACCCATACTTTAACTCGAGCCGAATCCAAATTGGATTGAGACTCGGATTCTTGAACGGTTTGCTACACACCCTTTGGGATGCTGGAATTCTAGAGCTCGATGTGGTTGACCAGCTCCCAATTCAGGCTGATGAGGCGTTTGTGAGCGCGAAGCTCCAGCCGATGATCATCCCGCCCTTAGAGGGCCAGGACGGCACCTTTGTCGTTCAATTAGGTCAGGTCGAGTTGACCATCAGTTTCTTAGGGAAAACCGACGTCTATGGGCTTAATCTTGAGCTCCCGGTGGACTTCGGCATCGTCGGCGAGTCCATTCAGCTGGGATTAGAAGCCGAGCCTGAAATCAAGGCATGGGTCATTTCGACCGAGAGGGAAAGTCCAATCCTGACCCCCGAGGCACTCATTCAGCTCTTTAAATCACAGGTCTTCCCCGAGCTTCTAGCTGCGCTCGGAGACGGGCTCAGTATCCCACTTCCTGTACCCGAGTTGACAGGCCTTGGAGGTATCGCACCACCGCTTGGCGCCTTCTCCATCGCGTTCGACCTCTACCGGCGGATTGAAGTCAGAAACGAGTGGATCGTGCTCGATATGACACTCCAGGGAACCCTCTAGGTCAGAGGGTGTAATTCTACACTTTCACTCAAAAAATTAGTTTGCAAAGGCTGAGAATTCGGTTATGCCGCGGCTAGGAGCGGCGCGTAGCCGCATGAAATAACGTTCTCAGGTAGTACTCATGCAAATTCATCTTTCAAAAGCCGAGGTTATCTCGATCCGAAGTGCCGCAGTCGAGTCATTCGCACAAGAGGACGAGGGCGAGCTCTTCTGCGAAGACATCGTAGGGTTCTTCGAGGATTCGGATATCGAGGTTATCGAGTCTCGGTCTGGCGGATCTGCAGACGAGTTCTTTTCTGAAATCTTTCATCAGTGGGACGGAGTCGATGCGTCGGACATCATGGACATGGTTGAAGAGGCGCTCTCGATCATCGACATCGAACTGACCTACGACCACGTGGATGACGACGACGAAGACGACGAGGAAGAGGACGACGACGACTTCGAAAGCGACGAGTGGGAAGACGACGACGAAGAAGAAGACTTCGAAGATAATGCCTTCTGAATCCTCGCCTAGACTGGAGTGGTTTGAGACCGAAGACGGTTCGCGAACGCTCCGAGACCTTGAGCTCAATGTGACGTATCGCTCGTCGCATGGCGCCCAGACCGAAAGCCAGCACGTTTTTGTAAATCCAGTGGCGGGACGCAAAGAATCGCTCAAAGTGTTTGAGTTTGGTTTTGGGCTCGGCACGAACTTCGTGGAGCTCCGGCGCGCACATCCCGGGCCGTTCACCTACAAGGCTGTGGAACATCGGCCACTGCCAAGAGTCTGGGAGGATGTCCTCGGTTGGGACGCTACGCTCCCATTGAAGGTTGGCGGCGTGCAGCTCGAGGTTCAGTGCAAGGAGTTCGCTATGGTCGAGTTAGAGTCAGACTTTGACGTCGTGTTTCACGACCCGTTTGGTCCATCAGCAAACCCTGATGCGTGGTCCGTCGAGGTGTTTGAGCGTGAGTTCAATGCCCTTTCGCCGCACGGCATATTGCTCACGTATTCGTCCGCGGGTCATGTAAGGCGCGCGCTTGAGGACGTGGGTTTTCGGGTGCTGAAGAGGCCAGGCCCCGGGAGGAAGAGAGAGGTGATCGCGGCGTTGAAGTCCGACGCGGCTCGGGAGCTGTGGGCGTTATGAGCGATTCTTCACGAGTCGCTCTCATCGGCGCGGGCGTAGCCGGTTTTTGTGTGTACCGAGCCATGAAAGATGCCGGGCTCGAGGTGTTGTGGTTTGGAGCCGTCAACGGCTCCCAGCGGCCTCCAGCAGCCCTTATGCACGCTTTTCCTGGGCGTTCGTTCGATGTGCCATCCGAACTCCACGATGCGTTTAGCGTGGCTCTCAAGTGGTGTGAGCGCGAGTTCGAATCCGTGGCTGTCCAAGTGGAGCGTCATCTTGAGCCGGGTTCTCGCGAAGAGAGGTCATTTCATCGCGTGAAGGACCGGTTTCCCGATCTGCTCCAATGGGAGCTCTCGGGCGAGTATTTGCGCTACAGTCCCGCCTATGTGGTTGATTTGCGGGCCATGAGCACGTCAGGTCTCATCGATGAAGAAGTTGAGGCGGTCGTTGTTCGCGAAGCGGGAATCGAAGTGATTGCGTCCAAGACCTACCACGTGGACGCGCTCGTCGTTTGTCCCGGCGCGGCGCTTTCAGATTGGTGGGAGTGTCGGCACACGATTTACGGTGGGGAGTTCGTCTCCACGCGCGAGTACCATCCAAATCACGTGTGGTCCGATGACGCCCACTACTTACCCACCAAAGACGGCTGCACGCTTGGATTTACGTTCCTCGAAGACGGCGTCTTAAGATCAGACCTGGAAGTTCTAGAAGAGTTTCGGAGGCGGTCAGGGCTTGGGCTTGAAGACGGAGAGGTCTGGCGGGGGCGGCGTGTGGTCCATCACGACCGGCAGCCGATATGTGGAGAAATCACCCCGCGAGTTTGGCTCTTGGGCGCGCTCGGCGCGCGCGGACTCTTGCTTTCGCCATTTCTGAGCGAATGCATTCGGGGCCAGGTGCTCGGCCAGGCCCGCAAAGTCCCGGCGCTCTTTGATGTCAATCGAAGCGAAGGCAAGTTAGGCCCCAAGATTCGATTAGCTCCAGGGGACCTTGGATAGTTTTTCGGCGAGGAAGTCTACGCAGATTCTGACTTTGGCCGAAAGATAGCGGTTTTGTGGGTAGAGTGCCCAGACGGCTCGGTCCCCGTCCATCCATCCATCGAGGACGGGCACGAGCGTGCCTTGTTTTAGTTCCTCAAAAACCATGAAATCCGGGAGTGGGACGATGCCTAGTCCCGCCAATGCCGCGTCCTTAAGGGCGCCGCCGTTATTGGCGCGCACCCGCGAACGTACTGGCACGTAGACGGTTTCGTCGCCCTTGGTGAGCTTGAGTTGAGTGGCGCTTGTATAGGCGTATTCCAAGAGCGTGTGGTCGCTCAGATCGCTTGGGTGTTGCGGAGCTCCGTGTTCTTTGAGGTATGCAGGGGAGGCCACCATCCGCGCTTTGACTGGAGCGAGCCGCCTCGCCACGAGCGACGAATCACTCAGTTCACCGACTCGAATCACAAGGTCGAACCCCTCGCCGAGCACATCGACATTGCGATCTGAAAAGTCGAGGTCCACATTGAGCTCTGGGTTCGCATTCAAGAGCTCCGCGATGAGCGGGCTCACGTAGAGCAGCCCA
This Microvenator marinus DNA region includes the following protein-coding sequences:
- a CDS encoding tRNA (5-methylaminomethyl-2-thiouridine)(34)-methyltransferase MnmD, producing MPSESSPRLEWFETEDGSRTLRDLELNVTYRSSHGAQTESQHVFVNPVAGRKESLKVFEFGFGLGTNFVELRRAHPGPFTYKAVEHRPLPRVWEDVLGWDATLPLKVGGVQLEVQCKEFAMVELESDFDVVFHDPFGPSANPDAWSVEVFEREFNALSPHGILLTYSSAGHVRRALEDVGFRVLKRPGPGRKREVIAALKSDAARELWAL
- a CDS encoding FAD-dependent oxidoreductase codes for the protein MSDSSRVALIGAGVAGFCVYRAMKDAGLEVLWFGAVNGSQRPPAALMHAFPGRSFDVPSELHDAFSVALKWCEREFESVAVQVERHLEPGSREERSFHRVKDRFPDLLQWELSGEYLRYSPAYVVDLRAMSTSGLIDEEVEAVVVREAGIEVIASKTYHVDALVVCPGAALSDWWECRHTIYGGEFVSTREYHPNHVWSDDAHYLPTKDGCTLGFTFLEDGVLRSDLEVLEEFRRRSGLGLEDGEVWRGRRVVHHDRQPICGEITPRVWLLGALGARGLLLSPFLSECIRGQVLGQARKVPALFDVNRSEGKLGPKIRLAPGDLG
- a CDS encoding LysR family transcriptional regulator; this encodes MYRLAEIESFVAVVEEGGFTAAANRLGVSKSHVSKQVAALEHRLGVQLLNRTTRKIALTDAGAAFSERALRALEDLNEAEESVVQLTAQPRGLLKMSMPMTFGLLYVSPLIAELLNANPELNVDLDFSDRNVDVLGEGFDLVIRVGELSDSSLVARRLAPVKARMVASPAYLKEHGAPQHPSDLSDHTLLEYAYTSATQLKLTKGDETVYVPVRSRVRANNGGALKDAALAGLGIVPLPDFMVFEELKQGTLVPVLDGWMDGDRAVWALYPQNRYLSAKVRICVDFLAEKLSKVPWS